CTGGTCTTTCGGAAGACCCTGGATGGCCAGGATGCGCTCCACGCCCTTGCGACTTTCGCGGGCGCGGAAGAAGCGTTCGTCACGCGTGTTGGCCGCCAGGCGAGCCGCCTCGGTCCACGCCCCCGCGCGGAAATAGTCCGGGTCGCTGTTCTCGGCGATCCCCTTGTGTCCCTGCGCCAGCAGCGGCCGAAGCTGTTCCGGTGGCGCATTGGAACGCTTCGCGATGCTGTCGTAGGTCATGGTGTCCCTGGCTTCCCGCCCCATCCTCACGAGCCGGGCAACGTCGCCGGCAAGGGTGGAAACCATCGTGTCCCGCGACCGGGCTGCCACCTCGAGATCCACCAGCAACGCGCCCAACTGCGCCGATCGAGCCTCTTCAGAGATTTCGCTCCCGGGGCCACCTCCGCGTTTCCGGGGGATCACCGAGTCCGCGGCCGTCCATTCGCCGGCACGCGGCTGCGACGTCTCCAGCCGCGCAGCCAGCCGCTCGGGGTCGAACGGATCGCCGCCGCGGGCGCGGATGATGGGGATGAGCGCGAGCGCGGCGATGCCTGCGGCGAGGGCGCCCCACGCGGGTGCGGGCATCCCCCACCAGCGGCGGCGGAGCTTGATCACTTTCGTCGGGCCCGGCGCGGGAGCCGGCATGGGCTCCGCGGGATGCGCTGCCTCGACCGCTTCCCCGGCTTCGGGCGACTCGTCCGCCACGACCGGTGGTGTCGCAATCACCCCTCGCGCCTCCAGGTCGCGGAGGACCGCGGCGGCATCGGCGAACACCCGGTAGTCGGAATCGGAGTCGGCGAGCCGCGCGACCAGCTCCGCGCGCGCGTGCTCGTCCAGCCGACCATCGAGCAGCGCGGCGATCCGCTCGTCGTCGTCTAAGGACGGCGGCGCCTGCTGTGGGTGTGGATCGTATTCTTTCACACGGTTTCCCCCTCCCGGGGTAATCCTCTGCTAACCTGATTGGATGGACCGGCGGCGGCGGCCTACCGCTTCCCGCCGCTCATCCGCCGCCGGGGTCGAGGAATTCGCGCACGTCCGCGCGGGACACGCCCTCGCCTTCCATCATCCCCCGGAGCTGGTCGCGGATCCGGTGGATCCGCCGGTAGAGCGCCCGCTGGTCCAGGTGCAGCGCGCGGGCGACGTCGGCCACCGAGGTGCCGTCCTGCAGGTGCATCTTCACGATCATCCGCTCCTCCGGTCCAAGCCGCTCCAGCACGCGGAAGAGCGCCGCCAGCACGGCCGAGCGGTGCCGGGCCGCGTCCTCCCGCGACACGCGCTCGTCGGCGCGGCTGTCGCCCTGGGCGCTCTCCAGCGGCTCGTCGCCCACCTCGTGCGGGCGCAGCGGGCGGCGCACGGGCAGGCGGTCCAGGAGGCGCGCCAGCTCGATGTCGGACATCGTGGTGCGGCCCGCGGTGCGCATCCGCTCGGCGGCCTCGTGCAGCCGGCAGCCGTCGCGGAACACCAGCGTCTCCAACTCGCGCGCCACCGGCCCCAGACGCTCGGCCTCGGCGGAGTTGCGCCAGCGGCCCATCCGCTCGCGCCCGTGCGCGTGGAAGAGCCGCGTGATCACCACCGTCAGGAAGGTACTCAGTTCGCTTTCGCCGCGATACTTCCCCAGGACGGCGTAGTCGTTCTCGATCAGGCGCTCCCTGACCCACGAGACGAAGTCGTCCGCCTCGTCTCCCCGCACGTTGTACAGCCGGCAGAGGGATGCGGCGATCGCCTCGATCCGGGGGAGCGAATCGAGGAACAGGGTACGTGGGTCGATCGCGTCGAGCATTGTGAGCGAAACCATGGTGACCCGGAAGGGACGGCAAGTGCCCTCAATATGCGGCGCGGGCGCCGCGAAGCAACATCTGTCTATTCCATCAACGACCGCTGCAGTCGATCTAGTACGGATTCACCGGAAAAGTTTCATCGCGCCGCTTCACTTTCTCCTGTTTGAATAGATACCCGAAACCGCGCGGGCGTTGGGTCGAGACGTGAGCCGCTCGCCCGGCGGCGCGTCGGGAGCGCGGCTGCGTCACCGCTTCTCCGCTTTGACAGGAGATGAGAAGCGCCCCGGTCCAGCTCGGACCGGGGCACCTGGATATTTGACCTGGCGGGGATGGCGATTAGAGCCGCGTGAGCTCGTAGATCTCCGTCTCCGCGGCGCCGGATGCGTTCGCGACCGTGCGGGAAAAGGCGAACCCGAGCTTCTCGAGCACCCGCACCGAGCCGGCGTTCCCCGGCGACACCAGCGCGATCGCGCGCGTGAGGCCCAGCGTGCGCCGTCCGTGCTCCAGCACCGCCGACGCGGCCTCGACGGCGTAGCCCTTCCCCCAGAACTCGGGGAGAAATGCGTATCCCACGTCCACGTCGTCGTACTGCTCGCGCTTGAGCAGGCCGCACATCCCGATGCGCTCGCCCGTTTCCTTCAGCATCACGGCGTTCAGCCCGTGACCGTGCCGCGCGTAGCTGGCGATGGGCCCGTTCTCCAGGTAGCGCACCGCGTCGTCCACGCTGCGCACGCCGCGGTCGCCGATGTTCTGCAGGAACGACGGCTCGTTCAGCAGCCGCAGCACGAACTCCGCGTCGTCCGCGATGAAGTGCCTCAGCCGCAGCCGCTCGGTCTCGACGACGATCATCCAACCGCCCGAATGTCGAAGCGCATACTCTTCGCCAAACGATCAGGGTCGCGTTTCATCTTCAGGGCCCGCTCGACTCGATGCTCCTGCATCGCGGTGTTGTGCTTGAATCCGAGATTCTCATACCAGCGGACGACGTCCAACCGCGCGTCGAGGATTACGTACCGACAGCCAACGATTTCACCGAGAAGTTGGGCCAGCACGATTGCGTCGGCAACGATCCGTCGCCCGAGCCTTCTCGACTGGAAGGACTCGTCCACTCCAACCTGCGCAATCTTCACCGCACCGATGGTCTCGTAGCGAACTCGCACCCCGCGTTCGCGGCGGGAGAGCAGCAGGGAATCCATGCAGACAGTCACGAACCCCGCCAGTATTCCGTGCACATAGTACAGGTAGGTAACGGAGATTCCCTCCTCTTGATCCTCCCACGCGCGCCCGTACAGGAAGAGGTTCTGGTCCTGGTGGCCGCAGTCAAAACCGGTATCGGGAGGGCCGTCCAGCCTTCGAACGGCGACGTCGTCCAACGATATCGCGTCGATCGACATGGCTATGCGAGAGTGAAGGGCGATAAACAAACCGGGCGGCCCTCGGAGGAGAACCGCCCGGGTCGATGATACGAACCGATTGCTATTTCTTTACCGTCGTGGCGCTTTCCGCTGCGAGCCTCTTCCGTAGTGCAGCCATGGCCCGAACATGTTCGAACATCTCGCGACGCTCTGGCGTGTCCTCCGGTGGCCGCGCCATCTCTTCGTAAATCTTGCGCGAGTCTTTCAGCGAGAGGGCACGCGCGCGCTTCGAGCTCATGAGTTCTCCCGGCGGAGCGTGATCAGCGGTTTGCGAGCTTAACACTCGGATGATGAGCCCGGTTCGTCAAGCCCTTTCTTCACTCGTCCATGCACTTCTAAGTGCTAGGCGTCCGGCCACTTAGGGACAGCGAGAGTACACTTCTGCCGCTGGTGCGCAGACGCATTCTCCGCACCGACGTTTCGGGTTCTCGCGTCGTGGGCCATGGAAAATCGGACCGCTCTCGCGCTTATCAGGCCGCCGCGGGCGTGGTCGCGTTCACCTCGACCTGCACGTCGATGCCCTGCAGCACGCTCTGGCCGACGATGCAGAAGTCTTCGAACAGGCCGGCGCAGCGGGCGATCCGCGCCGCGTCCTCGTCGGCCAGCGCGGGCTCCAGGCGCACGCGGATGCCGCCGATGCGCATGCGGCCGCGCTCGTTGCGCACGATGGTGGCGTCCACGTGCGTCTCCATCCCCTCCACCTCGACGTGCGCCTTGCGCATGCAGAACAGCAGGCTGGCGGAGAGGCAGTTTCCCACCGCCGCGGCCAGCAGCCGCGACGCCGACGGGCCGGCACCCTCGCCCAGCGGCGCGGGCTCGTCCAGCAGCAGCGCGGGCACGCCCGGCAGGTGGAAGTCGGCCTCGAACGCGTAACCGCCGCGCAGGCTCAGGTCCACGCTCACGCTCTCCTCGCTCATCGTCGTCATCCCCTCGCGCAGTGTCGATAGTCGTCCCACCGACGCAAGCTTGCGGACGGACGGGCGGCGACGCTGTGGGGGGATGACGGATCGCGTGAGGGGCGATTCCGCCGCCGGGTGAAAGACTACGGCAGTCGCGCGGTCCCGCAGCGCTCGGGAACGGGTACGGGCTGCCCGTCCCGCGTGGTCAGCTGGAAGCGCGCCTCCTGCACGTCGCGCGAGCTGCCGCCGGTCATCACGCGGAAACCGCCGGGCTCGGCCACGCGCCGCATCCGCGCGTCGTAGAAGGAGAGGTCGTCCATCCCCAGCCTGAAGCGCACCACCGTCGACTGGCGCGGCTCCAGCCGGACGCGGCGGAAGCGGCGCTGGTCGATGTACTTCGAGGTGTAGTGGTTGTCCTCTGCCGGCGGCCGGGATAGCTCAGCGCGAAGCCGAAGGGAAACTGCGGAGTCAAGGGGTGAAGAAATCGGCATTGGGGCGACTTCGATCTCGTCCTCGATTCCCCAATCAGCAGCGGATTCGATGGGACAACATACACGCGGTGAAGCGACGCGGCAGAACCCGCGCTGAGGTCTCCGCGCCTCCGCGTCTCCGCGTGAATATGAGACCCAGGTCACTCTCCTCCACGCAGATGCAGAGAGGGCGCCGGGAAGCTTCCCGACGCCCTTTCGACGTGAAACCAGCGGGATCCGTCCGCGCGCTACTGGTTCGGCCGCGGGAGCGCCGTCGGCGGCAGCATGTTGTTCAGGCGCATGTAGTTGGCGATCTGGCTGTAGTGGTCTGCCATGTCCACCACGTGGCCCAGCACCATCCCCGCGCGCGTCACCTGCCGCGACTGGCCGCGGAACGTCATGGTGACCTGGTCGGCCAGCTTCGCGTCGTCGAGCTGCGCGAACGCGTTCTCGCAGAAGGTGAACGAAGCCCTGAGCTGCGCCATCAGCTTCTCCTTGGGCCAGGTGGCCTTCACGGAGTCGGCGGTCGTGGTCTCCTCCTCCGCCCGCGTCCCCTTCATGTCGCCGAACGCATCGCAGAAGATGTAGTTGTCGTTCGCCAGGTGCTGCGCGATGTAGCCGACGGAGAGCTGCGCGGGCGTCGGCTTGTAGCTGTACAGCCGCTCGGGGATCGAGTCGAACGCCTGGGCCAGGTTCCGCTGCAGGGCCATGGTCCGCCCGCGGAACACCGTGGTGATCGGGTTCGCCGGCGGGCCGGACGGCTGCTGGGCGGGGGGCGCCGACCGCGCCGCGCAGCCCGCGAGGCTCGCCGGCAGCGCCAGCGCGAGGAGCACCAACGACGTGGTCTTCATACATCCTCCCGCGAGGGTGGTTTGGGGGACAGGTGGTGAATACAGTCGGTGCCGCGGCCGATTTCCGCAACGGTGCCGAACCGGCCCGCGGCGTGCCTCCACGTCGGCCTCACCGGAGAGCGACGAGAGTCGTGCACGGACGCGAGCTTCCATCCACCTTCCGGCGACCTTCTCTCCACGGAATCCTTCGCGCGGAGGCAGCCAGACAGCCCTGTTGCAACACTATTGCAAACTGCTACCAACATACGTATCATCGCCGTTCAAGTGCGTGGCCGGAACACCTTCATCCCGCACCCCGTTCGTTTCTCCCGTCCTTCCCGCTTCCCCCTCGGACGCCGCGCCCGTATCCACCGGCGGCCTCCCCATCCATCCTTCAATACGAGAGGACCCGTCCACCATGGCGAGGCGCATTCTCAGTCATCAGCCCTTTCGCCCCTTCGAGAAGGGCGAGCGCCGCTACGACGTGGCGGTGATCGGCGGCGGCATCTCGGGCGTGTACACGGCGTGGCGGCTGAAGGAGAGCGATCCGGAGCTGAAGGTGGCCGTGTTCGAATACGGCAACCGCATCGGCGGGCGCCTGTACAGCTACCCGATGCCGGGGATGCCGCACATCAAGGCCGAGCTGGGCGGGATGCGCTGGCTGCTGTCGCACAAGATCGTGGTGGGGCTGATCGACCACCTGAAGCTGGCCACGCGCGAGTTCCCGATGGGGAAGGACGGCGGCGCCAACAACCTGATGTACCTGCGCCGCCGCCAGCTGCGGGTGAAGGAGCTGAACGACCCGGACAAGGTTCCCTACCTGATGAACCCCGACGAGCAGGGGATGAACCCCGACCAGCTGCAGGCCTGGGTGATGAACTCGCTGCTCCCCTTCAACAGCGAGCTGAGCGCCGAGGACTGGTGGACGGTGCCCGTGCTGAACGGCACGCCGCTGTACCAGCTCGGCTTCTGGAACCTGCTCTACAAGGTGCTGAGCAGCGAGGCGTACCAGTACATGAACGACGCCAGCGGCTACTACACCAACGTGGCCAACTCCACGGCGCCGCTCTCCCTTCCCATCACCGAGTACGACCCCAACAACAAGTACTACACGCTCGACGAGGGATACGAGGAGCTGCCGCGGGTCGTGGCCGAGCGCTTCCGCCAGCTGGGCGGCGAGATCCACATGAACCACCGGCTCGATTCGTTCGGCCGGCGCCCCTCCGATGGGCTGTACGCCCTCTGCTTCGCCCGCACCGAGACCGACGCCGCGGGGCGCACCCGCGACGTGGCGCGCCCCGACGCCTTCTCCGACGATCCCGACGCGGAGGCGGCGGACGCGGCGGAGGAGCACGAGACGCACATCGACGCCGACCGCGTGGTGCTGGCGCTGCCGCGGCGGTCGATCGAGCTGATCCGCTGGAACCGGCTGGAGCGCGACGCGGCACTCCGGCACGACCTGGAGGCGGTGATCAGCCAGGCGGCGTTCAAGATGTTCCTGGGCTATCCCTATCCCTGGTGGCGCTCGCTGGGGCTCGACGCGGGGCGGACCATCACCGACATGCCCATCCGCCAGACGTACTACTTCCAGACCGAGAGCGAGATGCCGGAGGGAGACCCGGAGAACCACAACTCGCTGCTGATGGTCAGCTACAACGACCTGGGAAGCGTGCCGTTCTGGAAGGCGCTGGAGGCCGGCGAGCCCTTCGAGGGCACGCCGGGGAGCCCGGCGAACGCCTTCGTGCAGGGCAACGCCGTCCCCGAGCACCGCTTCCAGATCAGCCGCGACATGGTGGAGGCCGCGCAGGAGCAGGTGCGCGAGGTGCACGGCCTGAAGTTCGTCCCCGAGCCGTACACCGCCGTCTACCACGACTGGAGCGAGGACCCCTACGGCGCCGGGTGGCACGCCTGGAAGGCGGGGGAGAAGTTCTGGGAGATCATGCCGCGGATGCGCGGGATCGAGGGCGAGAAGGTGCACGTCTGCGGCGAGGCGTACTCCATCGGCCAGGGGTGGGTCGAGGGCGCGCTGCAGACCGCCGAGCTGATGCTGAAGGAGCACTTCGGGCTGGGCCGCCCGTCGTTCATCCCCAGGGAGTACTACGACAAGGAGATGGGGCCGTGAGCGCCGCGACCACCACCGGCGGGTGCACCGTCGCCCGCTACCTGGCGCTGCGGCTGGCCGAGGTCGGCGCGGGGCACATCTTCGCCGTGCCGGGCGACTACGCCGGCGCCTTCCTGAGCACCATCGACAACGACGCGTCGATCGGCGTGACGCGCGTGGGCACCTGCAACGAGCTGGAGGCCGGCTACGCGGCCGACGCCTACGCGCGGCAGCGCGGCGCCGGCGCGGCGTGCGTCACCTTCGGCGTGGGCACCTTCAGCATCCTCAACGCGCTGGCCGGTTCGTACGTCGAGCAGGTGCCGGTGGTGCTCGTCAACGGCTCGCCCGCGTCGCAGTCGCGGACCACGGAGCGGCGCGAGGGCGTCCTCTTCCACCACTCCACCGGCACCCTCAGCGCAGACGAAGAGTCGGTGCGGAACGTGACCGTCGCGCGCGAGGTGGTGCGCGACCCGCTCACCGCGCCGGGGCAGATCGACCGCGCGCTGACGGCGATGCTGACGTGGAAGCGCCCCGTCTACATCGAGGTCTACGCCAACGTCTGGTCGCTCCCCTGCGCCGGGCCGGCCGGGAAGCTCGAGGCGGGCCCGCTCCCCACGCTGCAGGCCTCGCTCGACGCGGCGCTCGACGCCACGCTCGAGCACCTGTGGAAGGCCGAGCTGCCAGTGATCTGGGCGGGGCACGAGGTGCACCGCTTCGGGCTGCAGGACCTCCTCCTCGAGATCGTCCGCGAGACCGGCTTCCCCTTCGCCACCGACCTGCTGGGGAAGGGGCTGGTCCCCGAGAACACGCCGGGATTCGTGGGATGCTACGACGGCGCCTCGGCCAGCGAGAAGACCAAGCGCTTCGTGGAGAAGGCCGACTGGCTCCTCGGCCTGGGCAACCTGGTCACCGACGACTTCCTGCAGCTGGTGAAGGACAGCTACGGGACGATGTCGCTGGCGTGGAACAACTCCGTGCGCGTGGGCACCGCCGTGTGGGACTGCGCCCCCCTGCGCGACTTCATGGAAGGGCTCCTCCGCCGCCTGCGCGAGCGGAAGTACGGCGCCCCCGCCGATGCCGCGCCCGCGCTGGCCGCCGCCGGCGCGCCGTTGCTGATGGCCATGGCCGCGTCCGACGCGGCGGAGGCGGAGGACCCGCAGGTGACCTACGACCGCTTCTTCGCGCGGATGGAAAGCTGGGTCGACGAGGGGATGGTGCTGATGGCCGACACCAGCATCGTGCTCTACTCCGCGGCCGAGCTCCCCGTGAACCGGGCCGGCGGCTTCATCGCGCAGGCGGCGTGGAACTCGATCGGCTACACCACCGGCGCCTGCCTGGGCGTGGGCTTCGCGGAGGGCGACCGGCGCGCGGTGGTGTTCACCGGCGACGGCGGGTTCCAGATGGTGGCCCAGGCGCTCTCCGACGTGGTGCGCGCGAAGCACGGCGCCATCGTGTTCGTGTTCGACAACGCGCTGTACGGGATCGAGCAGGCGTTCGTGAACTACCGGTACTTCACCGAGGGCCAGCCCGCCGAGGCCTTCGACTTCCTGCACGCGTGGGACTACGCGCGCCTGGTGGACGTCTTCCGCGGCGGCTGGAGCGCCACCGTCACCACCATGGGCGAGCTGGAGGACGCGCTCGAGAAGGCGCGCGACAACGCCGGCTCGCTTTCCCTCATTACCCTGCGCATCCCGCAGAACGACATCACCCGCCAGATGCTGGAGCAGGCCGGCGCCTGATCTCCATCGCGGCGGACCGCCCGTAGACCGGGAGAAAAAAGAGCGAGGAGCCGCGCGGCTCCTCGCTCTTTTTCGGGTTCGTCGATCGCGGCACGATCCACGTCCCCGTGCATCCCAGGAACTGCCTTGTCTCACGCGGAGACACGGAGACGCGGGGAACTGCATGAGGTTTCTCCGCGTCTCCGCGGCTCCGCGTGAGGATCAAGAAGCGTCGTTCACGCAAATTCGAAGAGGGCGCGGGGATCTCTCCCAGCGCCCCCTCTCGACGCGTCTGCCTCGCGATCCGCGCGGGCGTCAGTGCACCGCGTTGATCATGTCGAACATGGGGAGGTACATGGCGACCACGATGCCGCCGATCACCACGCCCATCACCACGATCATGATCGGCTCGAGGATCGAGGTCAGCGCGCTCACCGCCGCGTCCACCTCGTCGTCGTAGAAGTCGGCGATCTTGGTCAGCATCTCGTCGAGGCCGCCGGTCTGCTCGCCCACGTTGATCATCTGCACCACCATCGGCGGGAACACGCCGCTCTCCTTCAGCGGCTCGGAGATGGTGGCACCCGCCGAGATGCTGGCGCGGCTCTTCATCACCGCGTCGTGCACCACGCGGTTGCCCGCCGTGCGCGCGGTGATCTGCAGCCCGTCGAGGATCGACACGCCGGAGGAGACCAGCGTGCCCAGCGTGCGGGTGAAGCGCGACACCGCGCTCTTGCGCAGCAGGTTGCCGAGGACGGGGAAGCGCAGCATCAGCCGGTCGAGCTGCAGCTTGCCGTTGTCGGTCTTGTAGTACTGCCGGATCCCGAACACCACCGCGATCCAGAAGAGCACCACCAGCCACATGTAGTGCTGCAGGAAGTTGCTGAGCGCCAGCACCACCCGCGTGGGCGCCGGCAGCTGCAGCCCCGCGCCGGTGAACATCCCCGCGAACACCGGCACCACCTTCCACAGCAGGATGGTGGTGCAGAGGATCACCACGATCAGCATCACCAGGGGGTACACCATGGCGCCCTTGATCTTGCGCGCCAGGGCGTCGTTCTTCTCCAGGAACACCGCCAGGCGCATCAGGATCACGTCCAGGATGCCGCCCGCCTCGCCGGCCGCCACCATGTTCACGTACAGCTCGGTGAACACCTTGGGGTGGCGCCGCAGCGCGTCGGCCAGCGTCTGCCCGGACTGGATGTCCTGCAGCACCTGGGCGATGATCTTCTTGAAGTTCTTGTTCTCCGTCTGCTCGGCCAGGATCGTCAGGCTCTGCACCAGCGGCAGGCCGGAGTTGATCATGGTGGAGAACTGGCGGGTGAAGATCACGACCTCGCGGGTCTTGATCCCCGTGCCGATCTGGAAGCTGATCTCCCGCGCCTTGGTGTTGACGGAGATCGGCCGCATGCGCTGGCGCACCAGCCACCCCACCACCTCCTCGCGGGTGGGGAGCTCGATCTCGCCGCTCTGGATCTCGCCGTTCAGGGCGCGGGCGCTGTACGCGAACGTGGGCATCGTTACCCCAGGGAACAGGGGACAGGGCACAGGGGACAGCGGGCGAGCCCATCACCCGCGTCCCATTCCGTCACCGCCGGGCGGAGATCCCTCCCCGCCGGGCGAACCATCACCGCGATCTCAAACGCACTTCCGCACTTTCGCACTTTCGCACTCAGGCGGGCACCGGCTCGCCCACCATCTGCAGGAACTCGTTGGGATCGCTGGAGCGCTTGAGCGCCTCCTCCAGCGCCACCTCGCGCTGCAGGTACAGCTCCTTCAGCGAGTCGTTCAGCGTCTGCATCCCGTGCTTCTTGCCGGCCTGCATGATCGAGTAGATCTGGTGCACCTTGTCGTCGCGGATGCAGGCGCGGATGGCGGGTGTGCACACCATCACCTCGGCCGCCATGGCCCGGCCGCGGCCGCGCGCCTTGGGAAGCAGCTGCTGCGTGACCACGCCCTCCAGCACGAACGCCAGCTGCGCGCGGATCTGCGGCTGCTGGTGCGCGGGGAACACGTCGATCACGCGGTTGATGGTCTCGGCCGCGCTGTTGGTGTGCAGCGTGGCCAGGCAGAGGTGGCCGGTCTCGGCGATGGTGAGCGCGGCCGAGACGGTCTCCAGGTCGCGCATCTCGCCCACCAGGATCACGTCGGGGTCCTGCCGCAGCGCGTACTTCAGCGCCCGCGCGAAGCTCTGCGTGTCGCTTCCCACCTCGCGCTGGTTGACCATGCACCCCTGGTGGCGGTGGATGAACTCGATCGGGTCCTCGATGGTGAGGATGTGGCCGCGCCGCTCCTTGTTGATCTTGTCGATGATCGCCGCGAGGGTCGTCGACTTCCCCGAGCCGGTGGGGCCGGTGACCAGGATCAGGCCGCGCGGCTTCTCGGCGAACTTCTGGATCACCGCCGGCAGGCGCAGCTCCTCGAACGTCTGGATCTTGAAGGGGATCTGCCGGATCGCGAGGGCGACGCAGCCGCGCTGGCGGTACACGTTGCCGCGGAAGCGCGCCAGGTTCTGGATGCCGAACGAGAAGTCCAGCTCGTCCTCGGTCTCGAAGCGCTTCTTCTGGTTCTCGGTGAGGATCGAGTAGGTCAGCTGCAGCGTGTCCTTGGGGGTGAGGACGTAGTCGGTCACGCTGTCGGTGATGTGCCCGTCCACGCGCACCTTGGGGCGCTCGCCGGCGGTGATGTGCAGGTCGCTGGCGCCGCGCTCGATCATCTCCTCCAGGAGCGAGCGCAGGTTCAGCGTCCGGGTCGCCTCGCGGGCGGTGGGGGCTTCGGCGGCGATGGTCATTCGTCAGGTCCTGCGGTTCAAGCGGAAACGGAGAAACGGTGGAGCGGCGGCCCGGTCACCCGGCCGCGGTCTCCTTGATCACTTCCTCGAGCGTGGTGATGCCCTTGCGCACCTTCACCATCCCGTCCATGCGCAGCGTCAGCATCCCCTCGGCCACGGCCTGCTGCTGCAGCTCGGCGGTGCTGGCGCCCTGCAGGATCATGCGGCGCAGCGTGGGGCTCATCGCCATCACCTCGTACAGGCCCTGGCGCCCCCGGTACCCGCTGCCGCCGCACTGGTCGCACCCCTTGCCGCGGTAGAAGGTGGTGTTGCGCATGTCGTCCTCGCTGATCCCGCCCACCTTCAGGTACTCGTCGGGATACTTCGCTTCTTCCTTGCAGTTGCTGCAGATGCGGCGGACCAGGCGCTGGGCGGTGATCAGGTTCACCGCCGAGGCGACGTTGAACGGCTCGATCCCCATGTCCACCATGCGGGTGATGGTGGAGGGCGCGTCGTTGGTGTGCAGCGTGGAGAGCACCAGGTGGCCGGTGAGCGCCGCCTTGATGCCGATGGACC
The nucleotide sequence above comes from Longimicrobium sp.. Encoded proteins:
- a CDS encoding type IV pilus twitching motility protein PilT; amino-acid sequence: MTIAAEAPTAREATRTLNLRSLLEEMIERGASDLHITAGERPKVRVDGHITDSVTDYVLTPKDTLQLTYSILTENQKKRFETEDELDFSFGIQNLARFRGNVYRQRGCVALAIRQIPFKIQTFEELRLPAVIQKFAEKPRGLILVTGPTGSGKSTTLAAIIDKINKERRGHILTIEDPIEFIHRHQGCMVNQREVGSDTQSFARALKYALRQDPDVILVGEMRDLETVSAALTIAETGHLCLATLHTNSAAETINRVIDVFPAHQQPQIRAQLAFVLEGVVTQQLLPKARGRGRAMAAEVMVCTPAIRACIRDDKVHQIYSIMQAGKKHGMQTLNDSLKELYLQREVALEEALKRSSDPNEFLQMVGEPVPA
- a CDS encoding ATPase, T2SS/T4P/T4SS family — its product is ILSDLNIAERRVPQDGRLKLRFGKRVIDFRVSTLPTLFGEKIVLRILDKGNLTLDLEKFGMEAKAEADFMKAIMNPYGMVLVTGPTGSGKTTTLYSALSKINTHEVNIMTAEDPVEYNLHGINQVQVRTDVGMTFAAALRAFLRQDPNIIMVGEIRDLETGSIGIKAALTGHLVLSTLHTNDAPSTITRMVDMGIEPFNVASAVNLITAQRLVRRICSNCKEEAKYPDEYLKVGGISEDDMRNTTFYRGKGCDQCGGSGYRGRQGLYEVMAMSPTLRRMILQGASTAELQQQAVAEGMLTLRMDGMVKVRKGITTLEEVIKETAAG